A window from Salvia miltiorrhiza cultivar Shanhuang (shh) chromosome 2, IMPLAD_Smil_shh, whole genome shotgun sequence encodes these proteins:
- the LOC131013300 gene encoding E3 ubiquitin-protein ligase RMA1H1-like, whose translation MAYEQSFGAPTMHLGSEGDVSHKQKWSSVSQSAMMLENSNGGFDCNICLESCHEPVVTLCGHLYCWPCIYKWLHVQSSSFESDERPRCPVCKAFISNSSLVPLYGRGRSPSESEAKKRQLDSTVPPRPAALGLNTLLDTSASVSSDSNQQNNPNPFHQDNQTFDQQQRFPNPFGNYSSIPPPTTTSFFSPTINMVSEIVFAGMFGSSDSNMFAYPYTNSYPLIGNGSPRLRRHEVQLDKSLNRVSIFLFCCIALCLILF comes from the coding sequence ATGGCTTATGAGCAAAGCTTTGGTGCCCCAACCATGCATTTGGGATCCGAGGGTGATGTCTCGCACAAACAAAAATGGAGTTCAGTTTCACAGTCTGCTATGATGTTGGAAAACTCAAATGGAGGCTTTGATTGCAATATATGTCTAGAGTCATGTCACGAACCTGTGGTAACTCTCTGTGGTCACCTGTACTGCTGgccatgtatttataaatggctCCATGTTCAGAGCTCGTCGTTCGAGTCAGATGAGCGACCTAGATGTCCAGTCTGCAAGGCATTCATCTCTAATTCCTCTTTGGTCCCCCTCTATGGTCGAGGTAGGTCTCCATCCGAATCTGAAGCCAAGAAACGCCAGTTGGATTCAACTGTACCTCCCAGGCCAGCAGCACTTGGGCTGAATACCCTGCTTGATACTTCGGCATCAGTTTCTTCCGATTCTAATCAGCAAAATAATCCAAACCCGTTTCATCAGGATAACCAGACATTCGATCAACAGCAGCGCTTCCCCAATCCGTTTGGTAACTATTCTTCTATCCCTCCACCCACAACAACCAGCTTCTTCAGTCCGACAATTAACATGGTCAGTGAAATAGTGTTTGCTGGTATGTTTGGGAGCTCAGACTCGAATATGTTTGCTTATCCATACACGAATTCTTACCCCCTAATAGGAAATGGTAGCCCAAGGTTGAGAAGGCACGAAGTTCAGCTGGACAAGTCGCTGAACAGAGTGTCGATCTTTCTTTTCTGCTGCATTGCTTTGTGCCTTATCTTGTTTTAG
- the LOC131008276 gene encoding uncharacterized mitochondrial protein AtMg00810-like → MGEMNFFLGLQVKQTKEWILINQSKYAKELISKFVIQHMKSVKIPMNTNLKVDPENEEKSVSSTKCREIIGSLLYLTASRPNIAFAVGVCARYRSDPKEAHMDVAKHIVRYLKGTPNIGLRYPADDNFKLLGYSDSDFAGCKIDRKSTSGTCQFLGNKLISWFSKKQTSVATSTT, encoded by the coding sequence atgggagaaatgaatttctttctgggATTACAAGTAAAGCAGACCAAAGAATggatactgatcaatcagtcaaagtatgccaaggaactgatcagCAAGTTTGTGATTCAACACATGAAGTCAGTgaagattccaatgaacaccaACTTAAAAGTGGATccagaaaatgaagaaaaatctgtatcttcaactaAATGCAGAGAAATCATTGGTTCACTACTTtatttgactgctagcagaccaAACATAGCATTTGCAGTCGgagtttgtgcaagatatcggTCAGATCCAAaagaagctcatatggatgttGCAAAGCACATTgtaagatatctcaaaggcacacccaatatAGGTCTTCGGTATCCAGCTGACGACAACTTCAAGCTTTTGGGAtactcagactcagattttgcaggatgcaaaattgatagGAAATCAACTTCCGGGACCTGTCAATTCTTAGGCAACAAGCTTatttcatggttttcaaagaaacagacttcagtcgccacctctacaacttaA